TGGCGAGGGAAGTCACCATATTCATCTTGCAGGAAAATCATCGTGACTACCAGTGATCTGAATCAAAACGATCTAAAAAcaatagaagaaagaagaacatGGAGTTGCCTAGTCAGAGAAATATCAAAATTGTTCATCTCGTTAGGAAATCCCTCGTATCCGCTCTTCTGAAGGAATCTATACAAATACATCAGGAATACTCTTAAAGCTGTACACCCAACACGATTCCCAGTGGGCTACAGAGCGCTCACCTGCTGAAATATTCTCTTCTCGGCACAGAGATGCTTGTGGTCTCCTCCAGCACTTCAAATTAATGTCTTTGGTAGATACTGATGAGACTCTTGCACTGTAGCCATTCTGTGGCGTGTTGTAGCTGTACGTGGCTGCGCAGAGAAGCTCTTCCGAGTGTTCCCTGCTGTGGCATGTGCAGGatctcatttttcctcctgtgtgATTTTACAGTATGCCAAATTTCAGCTCTGATCTCACTTGAAGATGGCCCTCGTTCCTCTCCCCAAACAAGTTGACTTCAGGTCATTAATAGGATTTTATTTGGAGTACACGACTTCGTGTAGAAAGTCTCACAGCCCTGGGAGAAAGAAATGTAGCTGCAGTGGCAGGGGATGATCCGTCAGTGCAaccacaggctgctgctgcacagaaccAAGGAAGACAACACTGGTATGTCAgtgaggagctgggctgggtgaGGCAGATAGGTACGTCCTAGCGTTCAGCAACCTCACCCAGCTTCATGAGAGAATCTTCCAGTGTCTGGCTCCAGCAAAttcaggctttaaaaaaattgcagcaTAAATTAGTATCTCTTCTAATCGCCATTAGAGCCGCTTCAGGCAGGAGTTTTCCACTGCTGTGggaaacaacagcaagaaaagaaaccagTCTCTTGTACTTGGTTCCATTTGCATCACGTGCTGTGCCCAAGGAGTCTCAGCTGTGCTACGGATGATTTCCTGAAGAAGGCTGGATGTTGACTGAAGAAACTGAGTAACACCCACAGCGCTGGCAGATCCACCGTGTTTGCCGAGCACAAGATACTGACGGTGCTGCAGAAGTTTCCTTACCTGTCCAGTCTACCTTGGAGCAATTGTCTTTCACATAAACCTGTTGTAACTCATTGGCACAGGATTTCAAAGCAGCACTCCTTTTAGGAGCAGAGCTCAAAGCTAGGCCCAGGGTTTGTGGCAGGAACCTGTTGTACAAGACAGCCGAGCTGAAATACGTTTTAACCAATGTTTAATTTCCAACTGTGGTGCAAAATGTGAGACTCTTCACTGTGCTGTGGTACCAATTTCTGAAACCCATGGTTAGCTATGGAACCGGACACCAAGAGGTTTAAAATGGGATGGGAAGCAGTTTGTAACTGTTTCAGTAGCCTTTCTGGCTATGAATATACAGAATAATGGAAACGATTTATGCAATCAACAGCCAGAACATAATCACCAGAGCCACAAACAGGAAGAGGCGGGATAGGAACTGCTCATCCACATATTGAGGAGTCCCTggaacagctggaaaacaggaagtaaaacacagctcagcatcttcctcttctctagaATATCGTGTATTCTGCATATAGTACAttcattacaaataaatatatttaaatatgcaaGAAATCCACCTGCTAaaaaactgctgctgtcagtATCGCCTACCCTTAGATTGGCCATCCATGctggaaaactggaaaggaagagaagcacGAGCTCCCTGAAGCAGGACTCGTGGTAAGCTCGCTCATGACTAatagcagcaggcagctccaaGTGCAGCCAggtgtgctcagagcagaggcagtAGGTTTATGTGTGCAAAACAGGTAGGCTCAGTTTGACTGCAGTGCAGGGGGGGAGGAGGTTTTCTGGAGATTACTTCATTTTTAGAGAGCAAGGCCACTATTTGAAATAaccacttgtttttttcttaattaaaaacgGGGAGACAATTTCACCATAAAGTTATTTCTTGTGTAATACGTATGGCTGTCTCTGAgataaatttttgaaaaaaaaggagcaatctttgctttcattatttgtGCTACAGAGCACTAGtttgatggtttttttcctttttaccctttatagaaaatgttcctttcctgctgttttcaaaatacGGGTCTCCTCCATACACTCCCCTACTAACTCCTTTTTATTACAAGAAACTCAAGTCCAActcatttttcagcattaaagTGGAGAAGTGATCGGTGTCACTGTCCCTCCCTCGTTCTGTCTCCCCCCAAGGCCTCCAGGAAATCACACAAAGTGACGTACATATAAACTCTCACACAAAACATGTCAGAAATGGACTGTGTTTTTCCACTGCATGTTTTCCCTCTTCCTGTATTTCCATACACAGTGCTGATCTACTTTACTATTCAGAAAGTGCTGCCATTTAACAGGTTATTTGTTTGAGTTACATAGAGTTTGTAAAACATCTCTTTGTGATAGGtctctctgagaagaaaggaTGCATGGTACCTGGAGGAGGTCGCCCATCATTTATGTTGAATGCTGTGGCAAATATACCAAAGGGAAACGCCCCAATTCCGAATGACATTTGGAAGCCACCATCTCCAAACCCGAAGCCTTGGAATCCCTGCAGAgaacaaagcaacagaagaggaaaaaaaggtacaaataatttaaagcctatttcagaatattttgcaaaagtGCAGACACCCTCTTATTGGCTTTCCTGAGgctgaagaagcagcaggtAGTTTGGCAACTTTTAGTCTGCCACTGTTGTTAAACATCTCCCAGGTTCTCATGGTTAAAGCATTTATCACAGTAGTAAACTTGCAAGAGCAACCCAAGAGTTTGAGAAAATGACAGGTAGGAATCGCACTTCTTGCTTGAAGGCTGCAAATTAAAGTGTTTGTATACACTCTTCAACTTTAAGCAGTATGTATATGACAATATATCAAAATCAACATTACCAGTTCTCTTCAGAACATTTACAAATTACATCAGTAATTCTGTATTAGCAGCTATTAGCGATATAGATATAAGAAAGATACTGTAGAGAATaacctgcatttatttttgatacATGTGCATCATCTAAACATTCAGTAGAGTGACACACTGCCCGTGGGATGGTATCCGTCATTATAAAGAACAGTaccaaaacccaaacaaaaaaaaaatcagaattctaACTGATGTGGCATATATGATGTGGCATATAATCACCAAAGAGCTACAGTGCAACATCAGCCCCAAGGGCTCTAGACTAAAATTCCTAATCAAATCAGAAAGTGTTCTGAATTAAGATGAACCCTACTTTTCAAAAGCAGCGTACTATTGGAGAATCACCTCTACATGAATCTAAGTAGTCGTGTCATGTTTAAAAAGAGGACAGCTCTCAGCTCTGTGTTCTGTAATCCACCTGATCTCAGAATTAAACATTGACTTCAACTCCAAAAAACCCTCTGATCTATCGTCTCCAAACAATGGAGGACAAATACGATTTCACTCACAAATAAAAGCCAGACATTTCTGTGCTGATGCTTGACTGTGACTCTTGTCAGATGCTATGCTACGAAGGACACGGTAAGGGGCTAACTGTAGGGGACAGCAAAGCACTTTGCATGGCAAGGCCTACATTTGTAggaagcaggagggcagcatCACTACTGCTACATCTTCACACGAGACTCCTCTGACTTATTGCACCAGCTGAAAGCTTGAATCCAAGTACAGCAAATGATTTAATAAGAAAGCAACTCCCTGGTGAGAGAGAACTACTATGCTCCCAATCTATTCAATACAGAAATGTTCTTTAATCACACCCAGTAGAGCAGTTTGCTGGAATCATGAGGTACGTGCTCTCTGAGGACCCTAGGCTGAGTTACCTGGAAATATGCAATTGTTTCATCAGGTCACTGTCATTGCAGCAGGAAACACCATGGTCTGCTCTGTAGCTACTCCCACATCTCTAACAGCTGCTGTTTACATTCGTTCTATGTGATCTCCTCAACAAAACCCCAGATCCCACTTTGCACATATCCAGCAAAcatatctactttttttttttcttaaaatgcaaaggTACAGTAACATCCTATagaattttcaaagcaaagtgtTCCTTATGTTCATGTATGGAAAGCTATCAAGTATGGAGAACAGCAGTTCCACAAAGGGCTGTTTCCATCAAGCACAATTCAAGTTATTGCATTCTTTAGGAAGGTAAGTAGCAGTATGGGAATGGAGTTTTCTGCCACACAGCACCTATCAGCTATTCATAAACAGCCTCTGGGGATCTCTACAGGACCCTCATACAGGACCTTACACACACGCTGTGTCCTCCAAGATGAATAAGCACCACCATCAATGAAAACAACCTATCTGCCTGAGCTTGTTTTTTCACTTACCCCTCTGTTCTCTGGTTCGGGTCTCTGTCCTTGGGGTCGTGGTGGAGTTTTCTCTCTACAAAAAATTGTAGAATTAGCTCAAATTCAAGCACACAGACAGCAGTACCTGCAATAGCTTTGTTCATAAGACAGAACAAACATGGAGAATGCTCTCACATGGCCATGCCTCAGCAAAGCTGGAAGTAACATGTGACTGAATACACCCAACAGCTGCAAGGACCTTCAGGATCACATCCCTGAGCTAAGATACTGCActtttcagtacaaaaaaaaattccactgcAAAGGCTGGAAACTGAGGATCAACAATGAAGGCCATGAACATTTTATATAAGCCTCTCCAGTCAAATAACATTCATTGAAGCCTACCACTTCTAACTGTTAATTAACACCCAATTAAAATAAGTTGCCAGTCCAACAAGAAATAAGGTGTATAGATTCAGAACcttaaaaagcaagaaacatttGGTAGAATTGTCATTTCTATCAGTCTTTTGACAACATCTCATGTTGTGAATCCAACACTTTGGTAGTTTCACCTTAAACCCTAGCAGCTGTCACACAAATAgttgtatttctgtttattacCTGGGGTCCTGTTGTCCAGTGCTGCCTCTTCCATACAGAGGAATAACTTTATCTCGACTGATTCCTGCTTTGCAAACAGGGCACACTTGCCTGTTTGGCCTGGTCTCTAaccactaaaataaaaaaaaaaaaagaaattataataaAGCTAATATAACTATGAAACAACATGCAAACCTAATCTGCAGCCAAGCAGAGAGATTTTAGGAACCCCTCTGGAAGCCATGTAGAGAGCAAAATGTTGTACTAAATCCTAAGTACTCTCCATTAAAGCATTGACATTTTGGCTATTGTTCTGCCTCAATCCACTTGCAGATGTGTACACAATTAGAACTGCACTGGAAAAATGCGAGGAAATAAACAGTACCAACAGCTTTGCATAAGCCAAGGGCTAGCACAGATACCCTCCTGTCAGCATCCTTTTCTGTAATGGCACCACAAGGTACAGCACACACAAGAAACAAGAAGTACACTCAGAGTTTAAGCCTGCAAACTAAACTGAACTTCATGAACTGCCTACAGTAATTCTTCTACCAAAACCAGGAATATCTAGTGgttaagaaactgaaatgtggGAAGTAAGCAGAACAGAATCTAAGTTTTCTTTACACTGAAAGACTATACTGCAAGTTCTTGGGCATGACATTATATTAGCACATTGCAGTtgtcctggaaaaaaagaagcacattTGAAAAGGGGGAAGGATACTCCAGAGAACTAAGTCACTGGAGCTGATGAAAGACAATGCAAAAGGAAACCTCTCTTACCTGGTGTAAACAAGGCCAGCTGTGAGCATTCCCAGGACAATTTGGTCAcggagaaggaaaaaaaaaagggggggtgggggtgggggaaTATAATTAGTTACTCACAACTTGATCTCACAAATTTATAAAGTGCACCCCGGATAACACAGCTTAAAGACAACAGAACCTTGGAATCCAGTTGGGCCAGTTCCATAACCTCCCATTAAAGCAATTTTTGAAAGCACAGCCCAAGCCCGATCTCCAGGTTATGCAATTTAACCACATTGCTAACATGATCATCTCTGTATCACCTTTAATTCCTGCACCTTCATCTACTTCCTCTGTACCAAAGCCCCATACAAAGGCTTAATTCATCTTGTGGGATTTACTGtaaattttctcttctgatctCATAGAAAGATATCCCTGAGTTAAGATGCAAACGAGAAAAATGCCAGTAATGAGACTCCAGAGTCTGCACAGAATTCATGAGGGTCATCTAGTTAAAACATTGGGCACGTTCGTAGAATTGTGGAATGATTTAGGCTGGCACGGACCTCAGGCAGCCTCTAGTCTAATCTGATGCTTAAAACAGGGACAGCTGTGAGATCCAGTGCGCTCAGAATAGAGAAAACCCCATTATACAGAACTGTTCCTGAGGTTAAATTAACATGGCAACTTAAatatccaaaagaaaaaaaaaatcataaaagctAAAGGGGTAACCATCTGCTTTCAGAGTGGTCTTTGCAACACTATTCAGACGAGATACATTCTATTCTTTAAGGTTCCATTCTGTGACAGTAAACCGTTCGATAATTTTATCTTAATATGTCTTCAGCAAATGATTTCCCATCTCCTTTAGAATAAAAACCCATACCTTTAGACATTACATACATTAGCAtagaaaagaaatgctcttTTAGGCCTCATTTTATTAAAGAGCGTAACTTAACCTACTGTATAAAACAAATTACCCATGTCAATTATCCATAACGTTTTAATGTTCAAGAAAGAGTGAATTCCAGACCAAGCTACCTAAATAAGAAGCGTGACATGCTTGCTATACTTGTACAATAAATACCCAGGTCAAATCGAAGAAAGTATTACAAACGCAATTCCCTTGGAAAAGAGAGGTAGATCACATGTTAAAGCATgttccctcaaaaaaaaaaaaaaagatttttttcccccaaaactgtttcaaaggaaaaaaataacacgCATGTAACAAGACTACAATTTGGCATCTAGAAGCTGCTTTCTGATGTAGTTTTAAGTATGCACCGTCTTAGAAAGCAATTTAGGTGGGAAGAAGGTATCTACGCTAGCCCAGACAGCACAGATGAAATAACAAACGTAACCAATCAGCTGTCCAAAGGGCTTTGCTTTCACAAAAGAAGGTATAAAAAGTTTAAGATGCAAGAAACTTTCTTCCTGGCACATGAGCATTTAACAGATAAAAACAGTTCTGAGGCAAACCCAGACTGCTTCTAACCCAAAGCCCCAGTCCTTATTGAGTTTAAGGcaaaaactaatttttatttaatagaatTATAAAAAGAATATAATCAGAGAGATGCACGGTGTTGTGGTTTACCTGTGGGGACTTGCATACGTACCAGAAGAGATGTCCACACAAGCTGATAACTGCATCCTTGGCAGTGTCTAAACAGATGTTACATTCAAAAGTGTTGTCCTGATTAGTGTTGTCCCCAGCACcattactgctgctgctgccactggtCCCTCCAGTACTGGAGCTCTTTGTTGATGTAGAAGTTGCAGGTCCTTTACTTGCCATCCTGAGGAGCTGCCCAGACACAAGAGCAAGAAAATTTTCCTGTTGGAATCCTAgcagtgagaaaggaaaaaacccCACACATTATTGGCATTGTAACATTGCATTCTCGTCCTTTTTCAAACTAGCAGTGATTTACCTAAGAAGCACTTGAATCCTATTGTTGATGGTTTTAGTTTAACACAGCTTCTAAAAAAAGATCTCTCTTGGCTAAGCTACTTTAAAGTCCTGTAGTACGACCTGACTCATCACGAGGCCTGTATTTTACCCTTACTGACAAGAAACTGAGATCCACAGTCTAAACAAAGCcatcttattttctcataaatgctattttctgtgagaaagaTGAGTTCACCTGGTCATACTTTGGAGCTATCAAACATTTCGAACAATTACAGTAGCAACGTCCAAATTACTGAACTGACACGCTTGCACCTCTCGTTAACTTCACTGTGTTTATCAAAGAACACCattggttttatttcagtagcaGCAACCTCTCTAATCTGTGGAGAGAATATGAATACCTTGATTAGGCTGTGAGAGAGAAGCAGGTGACATCTGAGCCTTTTGCCACTGCACATACAGTTAAGCATTTGTAAAGGGGAACCTGAATTTTTCAGAAGCTAAATACTTTGCAAACTTACCCCAGAAGCATTAAAGGCTTCCTTAAGTGTCAGCTCTTTGTAGCAGTGCTGAAGCCCAGGCTCAggacagcaaaataaaacctcagTCTCTGTAGCTGTTACTGTCAAAACCCTTTTTCATACAATCCAATCTAACCACGCAATCAAGAAAGCTTCGTACACAAGCCTTGTGAAAGTTCTGCTGTGATGACACTAAGCTACAACAAGGGAGAAGATGAAATCTGTTCCTGCACAGCCTTTTCACTCAGTTACATCATTTCACACGGCGTCCCAGAAGGGCAGCTTAGTATTCACAGATGCTGCACTTTAACACGCAttgcttccagcactgcttAGCATTTCACACCGTCATTTCATTTACGCTCAGCAGCAAGGTAGTTCATTGCACTAAATTCAAATTCACAATAGTTCCAGGCAGATGGAAATGCTGCCAGACAACAAACGACGTGGTAAGGAGTTTTCACACATCCCTACTACCAGAATCATCGCTAGCACCCATCTATCTTGCTCAGTAATGCTCAAAAACTTACCAGCTCAGACCTCCACATATGTGCTGGGAATTAATATCAGCATTAAGAAAGTCTCCCTAAAACTAAGGGGATCAAAGCGTTGTGTACCATGATTTTATGGAATGGGCACAAGAGATGCCTGGCCCTCACATCTGGCCATGTAACAAAAGGCAACCATGTACATGAGGTAAATGAATTAACTTCTGTGTCCCTGAAACCAGTGTGGGAAGCAAcattcttttctccaaattaaATTCCGTATAGTTAATATTAGAAATATGTAGATAACATCTTTATCTTCACTAACAcctgattaaaaataacaaccaaaaaaccaactcccaaccaacca
Above is a genomic segment from Numida meleagris isolate 19003 breed g44 Domestic line chromosome 14, NumMel1.0, whole genome shotgun sequence containing:
- the RNF185 gene encoding E3 ubiquitin-protein ligase RNF185 isoform X2, whose product is MASKGPATSTSTKSSSTGGTSGSSSSNGAGDNTNQDNTFECNICLDTAKDAVISLCGHLFCWPCLHQWLETRPNRQVCPVCKAGISRDKVIPLYGRGSTGQQDPREKTPPRPQGQRPEPENRGGFQGFGFGDGGFQMSFGIGAFPFGIFATAFNINDGRPPPAVPGTPQYVDEQFLSRLFLFVALVIMFWLLIA
- the RNF185 gene encoding E3 ubiquitin-protein ligase RNF185 isoform X1, which produces MKSELVSERNWGWIVSEVPGFQQENFLALVSGQLLRMASKGPATSTSTKSSSTGGTSGSSSSNGAGDNTNQDNTFECNICLDTAKDAVISLCGHLFCWPCLHQWLETRPNRQVCPVCKAGISRDKVIPLYGRGSTGQQDPREKTPPRPQGQRPEPENRGGFQGFGFGDGGFQMSFGIGAFPFGIFATAFNINDGRPPPAVPGTPQYVDEQFLSRLFLFVALVIMFWLLIA